The proteins below come from a single Microtus pennsylvanicus isolate mMicPen1 chromosome 13, mMicPen1.hap1, whole genome shotgun sequence genomic window:
- the Ppt1 gene encoding palmitoyl-protein thioesterase 1 → MASPGSRWLLAVALLPWCCAAWSLGNLNPPSPPPLVIWHGMGDSCCNPLSMGAIKKMVEKELPGIYVLSLEIGKNMMEDVENSFFLNVNSQVKIVCQILEKDPKLQQGYNAMGFSQGGQFLRAVAQRCPSPPMINLISVGGQHQGVFGLPRCPGESSHICDFIRKTINAGAYSKVVQERLVQAQYWHDPIKEDVYRNHSIFLADINQERSVNESYKKNLMALKKFVMVKFLNDSIVDPVDSEWFGFYISGQAKETIPVQESTIYKEDRLGLKQMDKAGKLVFLAKEGDHLQLSKEWFHAHIIPFLK, encoded by the exons ATGGCGTCCCCCGGTTCACGGTGGCTCCTGGCTGTGGCTCTTCTGCCCTGGTGCTGCGCCGCCTGGTCGCTGGGGAATCTGAATCCGCCTTCGCCGCCACCGCTGGTGATCTGGCATGGGATGG GAGACAGCTGTTGCAACCCCTTAAGCATGGGTGCCATTAAAAAGATGGTTGAAAAGGAACTTCCTGGGATTTACGTCCTGTCTCTCGAGATTGGGAAGAACATGATGGAG GATGTAGAGAACAGTTTCTTCTTGAATGTCAATTCCCAAGTGAAGATAGTGTGCCAGATTCTGGAAAAGGATCCGAAGTTGCAGCAGGGGTACAATGCCATGGGCTTCTCCCAGGGAGGCCAGTTTCT GAGGGCAGTGGCCCAGAGATGCCCGTCGCCTCCCATGATCAACCTGATCTCAGTTGGGGGACAACATCAAG GTGTCTTTGGCCTCCCTCGATGCCCAGGAGAGAGTTCGCACATCTGTGACTTCATCAGGAAAACGATTAATGCTGGTGCTTACTCCAAAGTTGTCCAAGAACG ccTGGTGCAGGCACAGTACTGGCATGACCCCATCAAGGAGGATGTGTACCGCAACCACAGCATCTTCCTGGCAGACATAAATCAAGAAAGG agtgtCAACGAGTCCTACAAGAAGAACCTGATGGCCCTCAAGAAGTTCGTGATGGTGAAATTCCTCAACGATTCCATTGTGGACCCGGTAGACTCTGAG TGGTTTGGATTTTACATAAGTGGCCAAGCTAAGGAAACCATTCCTGTCCAGGAGAGCACTATATACAAAGAG GACCGCCTGGGACTAAAGCAAATGGACAAAGCAGGAAAGCTGGTGTTTCTGGCTAAGGAGGGGGACCATCTCCAACTGTCTAAAGAATGGTTTCATGCCCACATCATACCTTTTCTTAAGTGA